The following are encoded together in the Roseivirga misakiensis genome:
- a CDS encoding amidohydrolase family protein: protein MKKLYFFILLCLFFTDQVTQGQTVTFEEYDPPSSLVVPENPIFKSKFPFIDVHSHQWRMGERDLNKLASEMDELNMGLMVNLSGGSGKAVVDAIKNIKGNQPKRFIVFANTNFNNIDDDWGARAAAQLERDYNQGARGLKIFKSLGFSVKDKDGNRVAVDDPRLDPLWAKCGELGIPVLIHTGDPKQFWEPFDANNERWLELKTHPRRKREDDDPAPFKQLIQEQHNVFKKHKNTIFIAAHMGWYANDLNHLGELLDAMPNMVVEIGAVIAELGRQPRFAKAFLEKYQDRVLFGKDAYNPDEYPTYFRVLESEDEYFPYYKRYHAFWRMYGLGLSDNVLKKIYYKNALRIIPGIDSSIFPQ, encoded by the coding sequence ATGAAAAAACTATACTTCTTCATCTTACTCTGTTTATTTTTCACTGACCAGGTGACTCAAGGCCAAACGGTAACTTTCGAGGAATACGACCCTCCTTCTTCCTTAGTAGTCCCAGAAAACCCCATTTTCAAGTCAAAATTTCCTTTTATAGACGTACACAGTCATCAGTGGCGCATGGGCGAACGAGACTTAAACAAGCTTGCATCAGAAATGGATGAACTGAATATGGGCTTAATGGTGAATTTATCAGGAGGCAGTGGAAAAGCCGTGGTCGACGCCATCAAAAACATCAAGGGAAATCAACCAAAGCGCTTTATAGTCTTTGCCAATACAAACTTTAATAACATCGATGATGACTGGGGTGCTCGTGCGGCCGCTCAACTAGAAAGAGATTATAATCAAGGAGCCCGGGGCTTAAAAATTTTCAAAAGCTTGGGCTTTTCAGTTAAAGACAAGGACGGTAACCGCGTAGCCGTAGATGACCCTCGTCTAGATCCTTTATGGGCTAAATGTGGTGAATTAGGCATTCCTGTTCTGATTCATACAGGCGATCCAAAACAGTTTTGGGAACCTTTCGATGCCAACAACGAAAGATGGTTAGAGTTAAAAACGCACCCTCGAAGAAAACGTGAAGACGACGACCCTGCTCCTTTCAAACAATTGATTCAAGAACAGCACAACGTTTTCAAAAAACATAAAAACACCATTTTTATAGCAGCTCATATGGGTTGGTATGCCAATGACTTGAATCATTTAGGAGAACTCTTAGATGCGATGCCTAATATGGTGGTAGAAATTGGTGCTGTAATCGCGGAGCTAGGCCGGCAGCCTCGTTTTGCTAAAGCATTTTTAGAAAAATATCAGGACAGAGTGCTGTTTGGAAAGGACGCTTACAACCCAGACGAGTACCCTACCTACTTTAGAGTTCTAGAGTCAGAAGACGAATATTTTCCATACTATAAAAGGTACCACGCCTTCTGGCGTATGTACGGTCTAGGCTTATCGGATAACGTCTTAAAAAAGATATACTATAAAAATGCCTTAAGGATAATACCTGGAATAGACTCAAGTATCTTTCCACAATAA